The sequence AATTTTAGTGCCTAATGgttacatgtaagtacaaATCAAATGTACATATACCCTCAACTCTTGACCCACTATTCTCAGCTCCTAAATAAATTAATTAGACGTTAATTTTCAAAGCCACAACGTCTGCATGTATTTTTTAAACACCTTGACTATTTACAGTTATTTTAATGGGTGGAGTAACCTTCTGGGAGACTACGCAAAAATGAAATTTATAAGTTTGTCCCCTCACAGTAAAATTATACAAAACATACTGTACCAGTTTTCCGTGGGTGCCCAAGAGGGGGAAGCTTCTTGTTGGACACAGACTCTGTACTGTTCACAGGACCAGGTGGTGAAACTTTCTGCGAGACTAAAATGGCGCAAAATGAACTTTCCAAAAACTACCCAATAATTTACCAGTTTTCCTTGAACTCCTAAGAGTATATTTACAGCTCTTTACTGATAACGGATCTGTGTGAATCATGTTGGCTTATCATGTATGCAACTGTACCTgtatatggtacatgtatgcacactcaTTCACATATTCATGTGTGAGATATACCTTGACTGTTCCCAGGAACAGGTGGAGTAACTTCCTGTGAGCCTGAAATAAAAAAGTTTCTAATAAACATActgtataaattaattatgtaacttTGTACAATTATAGTACAGCAAACATTTACATTGTAGCTCACCAGCTCTCGGCAGACAACTGCCAGTAGTATCAGGCACAGACTCTGTTTCACGATCTGAACAAAGCAGCATGTTATTATAGGGTACACAACTGTATTACAGAGTGAAAATCAAACACGCTGTATCATGAGTACATATTATATTCTTTACCTGGTCCAATAGATTCATCTCCTGAATAGCACCAACTATCAAAAAGGGCATCCACAATAGGATCACAATAATCATCTACAGTAATAAAAAAAACCAGTCATTATTGTGTTCGCAAATCCAATACAGCAcatataatatgtacatgtacctggtcCGAACGATCTTCTACCTTCTGAATCATCAGCATCTtcaaaagcaggaaacaaataTTACGTAAAGTGTATAATGaagtgtattgtacatgtaagtacctgGTTGAGGAGACACTTCTAAATCCGACTCACGCTCGTCAGTTTGTTTGTTACAGGTACcaccagctacatgtatgaaacaaaaatgtgtgtacagtacgtgtacacTCTAGAGAACGAATGTAACGTTCCACATGTAACACACAAAACCCACCTTGTGGATGATACATTTCAAGCCATAGTTTATACCTTCCCTTTGGTGCAAGATCATAGCCTTCAAGCAGCCTCGTTTCAAAACGGTCCCACTCGTTGTCGGTGAAGACAACATCACTCTCAGGAACAGctgcataaataattataagctataattatacgaccAAACATAACAGTACTTTGACTCACAGTTAGTCGATTCTTTGGGCAACCTTGCGGGTGTGAGAGTTCGCTTCTGTTTCTGTTTCTTTGCTTCTTGCTTCTGAAGTCTCTTCTGCTGAGCTTGTTTCTTCTTAAGTTCCTTCTCAAGCTTCATTTGTTCCTTTTGGTTAATAATCTTCAGATTTTCAGAACTTGTTAGCACCCGTCCACTGCCAACTGGCTTAGCTTGTTGGGTGTGCAACTCAGGCACCGTCACTGCAGAAAGACATTTCGTAACAGCAGTCTGTCGTAGAACACAGCTGTTTTTAGCAGGACTCTTAGCAGGGGAGTCACCATCAGAAGAGTCTGTTTCTTCAACACTTGCATCATGTAGATGTATAGATCTTGATGGACTGCAGTTGTAGAGTGGTATGAAATTAAGGCCTGTTTCCTGTGCCAAGCTTGAAACCCGATCCTTAAAATCAGCAACAGGTAGCCTAATTGCCTCTCGATTAAAAGGGACTATGCCTGTGCATCGAAATCCACTTATGGCATTAGCTGGGGTCATTGATGCAAACCATGCTTTGTTGAACAGCCGAGAAAACTCGTATCGGGTCACCATTTTTCCACCACTTTGTGCCATATAACTATGACATTCCTTCCTCCAGGCACGCCCAAAACAGCCCTTATCAAGGGGTTGTGTTAAATGCGTTGTATTCGGCGGGAGACAGAAGAGTATTACCTGCTCCGAAGCTGCAAGTCTCACAGTACTCGGCTGGTAATGGGTAGAATGGCCATCCATTATTAACAACACAGGACGCACTGGAGATGCATTAGGCAAAAATTGGCACTTAAACCAGTCTTCAAACAACACACTATCAATCCATCCATTTTTTGATGTTCCATACCTAGTTCCTGGTACTTCTCCATAAGTCCAAGCTGTTTTAATGTTCATTCTGTCAAATATAATCATAGGAGGAATGATTTGACCTGTTGCACTGACAGCTGAAACACATGTAAGCTGTGCTTTATTTCCGGTTGAGATTTTTATTGGGTGTTTTACACCTCTGACAGTGATGATTTTTGGAGGTGCAGGGTCGAGGGGCATGCCTGTTTCGTCCATGTTGTAGATTTGGGATGGGCAATCGAGTAAATCATTCTCTGTCAGCGTCTGCTCCAACAAGTCATAATAGCAAGAAATTACTTGGGGAGAACTTGCTACAGCCCTTGAGTATGATAATGGCTCTGCAGCACGTACAGCTAGTTCACCATGCCTCTTCTTAAACGAGGTCCACCACCCATCAGTGACTACGGCAGTTCGAAGTCCTTTTGTTTGAACAATGTTACGAACCAGTGCCAAAACTTCCTGTTTGGATTTTGCATAGCCCATTGATGCACAACCACAGAGAAAACTAACAAGTTCATTCTCTTCCTCATCAGTGAGGAGCTTTGGTGGGCCACTTCTCGCCCCAAACTTAACTCGTCCACTGACGCGATCCTGAAGAGTTGACTTAGGTACTCCATATGCCTCGGCAGCATCTCGTACTGAGAGCCCATCTTCAATATGTGCTAAGTATGCTTTATAGAGGGTACTTTCAGTCCATGACTTGTAAGAGGTTGGTCGTTTCGCAACTGTGGGTATATAAGACGATCGCGGTGGCGAGAGAGTAAAAGTTCTTCGTGCGACAAACACACGGTCATTCAAGCTGAGCTGAGCCATCAAACAACTGCAAACAACAAAAATATGCATATTAAAAACCAAAGGAATACTTTGTATCCTGTGCCTTATACCCACAACAGCAGGTTCTTGCAATTAGCCTACCACAGGTAAAGTGGCTGGGCATGAGACTATGTACGTTTAAATGTATGTGCAGAATAGCTAGCACTATATTTCTATTCAAGGGGCATACTTTTACACACGTGCCTGGCCTTAGGTGTGCTGGCATGCCAATCACATGCCCCTTTACAGGCTAAACTACACATATGGCCTATTACAAAGCTCTAGGCTTGAATTTGAAATTATATTCTCCGTTCCAATGCCTAAGAGCTCTGGTAGCTCAGTAGTAAGAGCATCTGACTATTATTCAGAAAGTCTCAGGTTCATGTAACAGTTTAATCATACACACTGTGTACAAAAACATTACAACCAAGTAAGTGTAACTCACAAATTTCAAAGCAAGCTAAAGGTCCAGTACAGAGCCCTTCACGTACATGCACACGTTCATCAGCTAACTTTAATCCATCCACGTGTTTGAAATTGATCTGCTGAGGTAGTGTGATCAGGGAGGCAGCAATGGAAGAGAAGATGTCCGCACTTTAACCTTCACTACAACGATTACTTGAACTGTGTAATTTGTATAGCACCAAGAGTTTTGTTTAGATGCTGTTTGTATAGCACAGTAGTCTATCTTTCTTTAGGTATACTTATCGTTCTGTTTGCTCTTTACAAGAGGTCTCTGCAGTGGCTAAACGAGAATACAACAGATTGGATGATCATGTGTATGTCCGTATTTTGCGTTTCAAGAGCTCTTGCTTCTACTACGACTAATGATACGACTCGAAATTTTGTGTCCAGGTTAGTAGGGGCCCCTGCTATGTACTGCTGGCAATAAATGATCACAGCTGTTCTCTAGTTAGGCGTGGCCGTGTCCGGAAATAGGTGCCGCCCGATATTCGATTGATTACTCTATATAGCAGAACAATTAATCCAGGTAAactcatgcatgtagatctagaatTAATTATTTAAATTTTGATACTGATAATTTTATACCAAATTTGCTCAGAATTAATCTCCGGGAATATAGAGTGCCAAAATTTTCCTGGGACTAGCCCCCGGACCCCCAGATTTGT is a genomic window of Halichondria panicea chromosome 15, odHalPani1.1, whole genome shotgun sequence containing:
- the LOC135349045 gene encoding uncharacterized protein LOC135349045 isoform X2 — protein: MAQLSLNDRVFVARRTFTLSPPRSSYIPTVAKRPTSYKSWTESTLYKAYLAHIEDGLSVRDAAEAYGVPKSTLQDRVSGRVKFGARSGPPKLLTDEEENELVSFLCGCASMGYAKSKQEVLALVRNIVQTKGLRTAVVTDGWWTSFKKRHGELAVRAAEPLSYSRAVASSPQVISCYYDLLEQTLTENDLLDCPSQIYNMDETGMPLDPAPPKIITVRGVKHPIKISTGNKAQLTCVSAVSATGQIIPPMIIFDRMNIKTAWTYGEVPGTRYGTSKNGWIDSVLFEDWFKCQFLPNASPVRPVLLIMDGHSTHYQPSTVRLAASEQVILFCLPPNTTHLTQPLDKGCFGRAWRKECHSYMAQSGGKMVTRYEFSRLFNKAWFASMTPANAISGFRCTGIVPFNREAIRLPVADFKDRVSSLAQETGLNFIPLYNCSPSRSIHLHDASVEETDSSDGDSPAKSPAKNSCVLRQTAVTKCLSAVTVPELHTQQAKPVGSGRVLTSSENLKIINQKEQMKLEKELKKKQAQQKRLQKQEAKKQKQKRTLTPARLPKESTNSVPESDVVFTDNEWDRFETRLLEGYDLAPKGRYKLWLEMYHPQAGGTCNKQTDERESDLEVSPQPDADDSEGRRSFGPDDYCDPIVDALFDSWCYSGDESIGPDRETESVPDTTGSCLPRAGSQEVTPPVPGNSQDPLSVKSCKYTLRSSRKTVSQKVSPPGPVNSTESVSNKKLPPLGHPRKTEPVSAAAKKNGSLISQGPDSKKRPVRCPRKTVSRKVTLPVTATVNSQGAENTGSQEVEEPVSATAKKNGRLISQGPDSKKGPVGRPKKTVSRKVTPPVTVTGNSQGAENSGSRSQEVEEPVSVTHCSTAGNATRTVLRRVSPLCPMNTRESVAINKHNVGRPRKTISQKVTKTGVVSSQGLCISRRCTNADSGDWVKCDNCGQWYHCECVGIVIENAKEIRFECC
- the LOC135349045 gene encoding uncharacterized protein LOC135349045 isoform X1, whose amino-acid sequence is MAQLSLNDRVFVARRTFTLSPPRSSYIPTVAKRPTSYKSWTESTLYKAYLAHIEDGLSVRDAAEAYGVPKSTLQDRVSGRVKFGARSGPPKLLTDEEENELVSFLCGCASMGYAKSKQEVLALVRNIVQTKGLRTAVVTDGWWTSFKKRHGELAVRAAEPLSYSRAVASSPQVISCYYDLLEQTLTENDLLDCPSQIYNMDETGMPLDPAPPKIITVRGVKHPIKISTGNKAQLTCVSAVSATGQIIPPMIIFDRMNIKTAWTYGEVPGTRYGTSKNGWIDSVLFEDWFKCQFLPNASPVRPVLLIMDGHSTHYQPSTVRLAASEQVILFCLPPNTTHLTQPLDKGCFGRAWRKECHSYMAQSGGKMVTRYEFSRLFNKAWFASMTPANAISGFRCTGIVPFNREAIRLPVADFKDRVSSLAQETGLNFIPLYNCSPSRSIHLHDASVEETDSSDGDSPAKSPAKNSCVLRQTAVTKCLSAVTVPELHTQQAKPVGSGRVLTSSENLKIINQKEQMKLEKELKKKQAQQKRLQKQEAKKQKQKRTLTPARLPKESTNSVPESDVVFTDNEWDRFETRLLEGYDLAPKGRYKLWLEMYHPQAGGTCNKQTDERESDLEVSPQPDADDSEGRRSFGPDDYCDPIVDALFDSWCYSGDESIGPDRETESVPDTTGSCLPRAGELQCSQEVTPPVPGNSQDPLSVKSCKYTLRSSRKTVSQKVSPPGPVNSTESVSNKKLPPLGHPRKTEPVSAAAKKNGSLISQGPDSKKRPVRCPRKTVSRKVTLPVTATVNSQGAENTGSQEVEEPVSATAKKNGRLISQGPDSKKGPVGRPKKTVSRKVTPPVTVTGNSQGAENSGSRSQEVEEPVSVTHCSTAGNATRTVLRRVSPLCPMNTRESVAINKHNVGRPRKTISQKVTKTGVVSSQGLCISRRCTNADSGDWVKCDNCGQWYHCECVGIVIENAKEIRFECC